A single Roseinatronobacter monicus DNA region contains:
- the ispH gene encoding 4-hydroxy-3-methylbut-2-enyl diphosphate reductase, with amino-acid sequence MTDLPPLTLYLAAPRGFCAGVDRAIKIVEMALEKWGAPVYVRHEIVHNKYVVDGLRAKGAVFVEELDDCPLDRPVIFSAHGVPKSVPEAAQARQMLYVDATCPLVSKVHIEAERHHANGLQMVMIGHDGHPETIGTMGQLPKGEVLLVETPEDVAALDVRDPAKLAFITQTTLSVDDTAGIVAALKARFPAIVGPHKEDICYATTNRQESVKAIAPKIDALLVIGAPNSSNSQRLVEVGRAKGCAYAQLVQRATEIDWRALSGIGSVGITAGASAPEELVNEVIDAFRARYAVTVELVETAKERVEFKVPRVLRETA; translated from the coding sequence ATGACAGACCTTCCCCCCCTTACACTTTATCTTGCCGCCCCGCGCGGGTTTTGCGCGGGCGTGGACCGGGCCATCAAGATCGTCGAGATGGCACTGGAGAAATGGGGCGCGCCAGTCTATGTCCGCCACGAGATTGTCCATAACAAGTATGTGGTCGACGGGCTGCGCGCCAAAGGGGCGGTATTTGTCGAGGAACTGGACGACTGCCCGCTGGACCGTCCGGTGATCTTTTCTGCCCATGGCGTGCCGAAATCCGTGCCCGAAGCCGCACAGGCTCGACAGATGCTCTATGTTGACGCCACCTGCCCACTGGTCAGCAAAGTGCATATCGAGGCAGAGCGCCACCATGCCAACGGATTGCAGATGGTGATGATCGGGCATGACGGCCACCCCGAAACCATTGGCACCATGGGACAACTGCCCAAGGGCGAGGTGCTGCTGGTCGAGACGCCTGAAGATGTGGCAGCGCTGGATGTGCGCGACCCCGCGAAGTTGGCCTTCATCACGCAGACCACCCTTTCAGTGGATGACACCGCAGGGATTGTCGCGGCATTGAAAGCCCGCTTTCCGGCGATCGTCGGCCCGCATAAAGAAGATATCTGCTACGCCACCACCAACCGCCAGGAGTCGGTCAAGGCAATTGCTCCCAAGATCGACGCGCTGCTGGTGATCGGTGCGCCCAATTCCTCGAACTCGCAACGTCTGGTCGAAGTGGGGCGCGCCAAGGGCTGCGCCTATGCGCAACTTGTGCAGCGCGCCACTGAAATCGACTGGCGTGCGCTGTCGGGGATTGGCTCGGTCGGTATAACTGCGGGCGCGTCCGCGCCGGAAGAACTGGTGAATGAAGTGATCGACGCCTTTCGCGCGCGCTACGCGGTCACGGTCGAACTAGTCGAGACGGCGAAAGAGCGCGTTGAATTCAAGGTGCCGCGCGTGTTGCGCGAAACCGCATGA
- a CDS encoding NAD(P)/FAD-dependent oxidoreductase yields MAQQTEIAVIGGGVVGLSCALRLAEQGHEVTLIAPKDDESGASYGNAGVIADYAVMPVGTPDVLRNLPSLLFNRDSPLAIRPAAALSLAPWLARFARECLPRRAEANARAIAALLAPSAPAWRSLAAQIGGTAWLKPLGSLYLFETEAERRAADFSTYRAHGVEVEQISRDELGQLQPGLPADVGAGAAFFPRTVTLDDPAAMLRALHASVDAAGVHRIEGQVKALTREGGRVHLSGDRLTLTARKVVLAAGAWSKPLAAMAGDRVLLDTERGYHLEYDCATPRLIRQMTPVSRGFYFSPMAGRLRVAGTVELGGLKAPPSPHRWAVMERGARAILPDLPEPDRRWMGFRPSLPDSRPVIGPSRAGADVIHAYGHGHLGLTLAPITAQIVADLVAGRTPELDIAPYRPNRF; encoded by the coding sequence ATGGCACAGCAGACGGAAATCGCAGTTATCGGCGGCGGCGTTGTCGGCCTGTCCTGCGCGTTGCGCTTGGCCGAGCAGGGCCATGAGGTCACGCTGATTGCGCCCAAGGATGACGAGAGCGGTGCCTCCTACGGCAATGCAGGTGTTATTGCCGATTACGCTGTTATGCCCGTCGGCACGCCCGATGTGCTGCGCAACCTGCCCTCACTTCTGTTCAACCGCGACAGCCCGCTGGCCATTCGCCCTGCCGCCGCACTCAGCCTTGCGCCGTGGCTTGCGCGTTTCGCGCGCGAATGTCTGCCCCGGCGCGCCGAGGCCAATGCCCGCGCGATTGCCGCCCTTCTGGCCCCCAGTGCGCCCGCGTGGCGCAGCCTGGCAGCGCAGATCGGGGGCACGGCATGGCTTAAACCTCTCGGTTCGCTGTATCTGTTTGAAACCGAAGCAGAGCGCCGCGCCGCCGATTTCAGCACCTATCGCGCGCATGGCGTCGAAGTAGAGCAGATCAGCCGCGACGAGTTGGGCCAGTTGCAGCCGGGACTGCCTGCCGATGTGGGTGCAGGTGCTGCGTTCTTTCCGCGCACGGTCACATTGGATGACCCCGCCGCCATGCTGCGCGCCTTGCACGCTAGCGTTGATGCGGCAGGTGTGCACCGGATCGAGGGGCAAGTCAAAGCTCTGACGCGCGAAGGGGGGCGTGTGCATCTGAGCGGGGACAGGCTGACCCTGACCGCACGCAAGGTGGTTCTCGCTGCCGGCGCGTGGTCTAAACCCCTAGCGGCGATGGCCGGCGACCGCGTGCTGTTGGACACAGAACGCGGGTATCATCTGGAATATGACTGTGCGACACCGCGCCTGATCCGCCAGATGACGCCAGTGTCGCGGGGTTTCTATTTCTCTCCAATGGCGGGGCGGCTGCGTGTGGCTGGCACGGTCGAGTTGGGGGGGCTGAAAGCGCCCCCTTCGCCGCATCGCTGGGCAGTTATGGAACGCGGCGCGCGCGCAATTCTGCCCGATCTGCCCGAACCTGACCGCCGCTGGATGGGCTTTCGCCCGTCCTTGCCGGATTCGCGCCCTGTGATCGGCCCCTCTCGCGCGGGGGCGGATGTGATCCATGCCTATGGACATGGGCATTTGGGCCTGACCCTTGCCCCCATTACAGCCCAGATCGTCGCAGATTTGGTCGCTGGACGCACGCCAGAGTTGGATATTGCGCCCTACCGCCCCAACCGTTTCTGA
- a CDS encoding metal ABC transporter ATP-binding protein, producing the protein MSLITAAGLGVHYGGRKVLFDIDFQMERGEIVTIVGPNGSGKTTFLRALLGVVPPSSGRITRAKGVSVGYVPQRLHIDPGLPLPVSRFLSLPKRRSASEIAQVLDRVGVPDVAAQNMATLSGGQFQRVLLARALLVKPDILMLDEPTAGLDQPGVASFYRLIEEVRREIGCAVLSVSHDLHVVMAASDRVVCINGHVCCEGAPHVVRAAPEYRALFGLGTGGALALYQHSHDHEHDHDHDHTHEEKDHAHHAG; encoded by the coding sequence GTGAGTCTGATTACAGCGGCAGGTCTGGGCGTCCATTATGGCGGGCGCAAGGTGTTATTTGACATCGACTTCCAGATGGAGCGAGGCGAGATTGTTACCATTGTCGGGCCGAACGGGTCAGGCAAGACCACATTTTTGCGCGCACTTCTGGGGGTCGTGCCCCCGTCGAGCGGGCGGATCACGCGCGCCAAGGGTGTCAGCGTCGGCTACGTGCCGCAGCGGTTGCATATCGACCCAGGTCTGCCCTTGCCGGTTTCACGTTTTCTGTCGCTGCCAAAGCGGCGTAGTGCGTCCGAGATTGCACAGGTGCTCGACCGTGTAGGTGTGCCCGATGTGGCTGCCCAGAATATGGCGACATTGTCGGGCGGGCAGTTCCAGCGGGTGCTGCTGGCCCGTGCCCTGCTGGTCAAACCCGATATTCTGATGCTGGATGAGCCGACAGCCGGGCTGGACCAACCCGGCGTTGCCAGCTTTTACCGTCTGATCGAAGAAGTCCGCCGCGAAATTGGCTGCGCTGTGCTGTCGGTCAGTCATGATCTGCATGTGGTGATGGCGGCCTCGGATCGGGTGGTTTGTATCAACGGGCATGTCTGTTGCGAAGGCGCGCCGCATGTGGTGCGCGCGGCCCCGGAATACCGCGCGTTGTTTGGTTTGGGCACGGGCGGGGCGCTGGCGCTGTATCAGCACAGCCACGACCACGAGCATGATCACGACCATGACCACACCCATGAAGAAAAGGATCACGCCCATCATGCTGGATGA
- a CDS encoding transcriptional repressor gives MTEHAGQGGFCCASHSGTANAQAILDLAEARAKDRKVRLTPVRRRTLEILLQAHGALGAYDVLEQLAAEGFGTQPPVAYRALNFLVENGMAHRIRRLNAFTACAHPSEDHRAAFLICSACDSVTEAQAGGVNAALSAAADAAGFALDRATIEAVGLCRACQGAHA, from the coding sequence ATGACAGAGCATGCGGGGCAGGGTGGATTTTGCTGTGCCAGCCATAGTGGCACAGCGAATGCACAGGCGATTCTTGATCTGGCCGAAGCCCGCGCAAAGGACCGCAAGGTTCGTCTGACACCTGTGCGACGGCGGACACTGGAAATCCTGCTTCAGGCGCATGGTGCTTTGGGGGCGTATGACGTGCTGGAACAGCTTGCTGCCGAAGGGTTCGGCACCCAGCCCCCGGTTGCCTACCGCGCGCTTAACTTTCTGGTCGAGAATGGCATGGCGCATCGAATCAGGCGGCTGAACGCCTTTACCGCCTGCGCGCATCCCAGCGAAGACCATCGCGCGGCCTTTTTGATTTGTTCTGCCTGTGACAGCGTGACCGAGGCGCAGGCTGGCGGGGTCAATGCCGCGTTGAGTGCTGCGGCGGATGCCGCAGGCTTTGCGCTTGATCGCGCCACGATTGAAGCGGTCGGGTTGTGTCGCGCCTGTCAGGGGGCGCACGCGTGA
- a CDS encoding ABC transporter transmembrane domain-containing protein — MTDTDAAQQDRAKSRNMGALRGLWPFIRPYTGLLAIAILALVATAAITLALPLAVRRVVDGFEAREMALLNQYFAGAFALAGLLALGTGLRYYFVTRLGERIVADIRKALFARVIDRSPAFYERIMTGEVLSRLTTDTTLIQSVIGSSVSIALRNALMLMGGLILLGLTSAKLMGFVLLMVPVIIVPIVVMGRKLRKLSRENQDWIAASSGNASEALSAVQTVQANTHEAASRAAFDRVTETSFDVARRRIFTRALLTVIVISLVFTGILGTLWVGARDVAAGVMSPGELAQFVIYAVIVAGSVGALSEIWSELQRAAGATERLIELLSAEDAVQDPASPMPLPKPTRGAVQFDAVSFQYPTRPGQQALENVSLTVSPGETVALVGPSGAGKTTILQLLMRYYDPKSGHIRIDGMDLRDMERSDFRRAIALVPQDPVIFATSAMDNIRFGRPGASDSEVLAAARAAHADTFLDRLPDGYNTELGERGVMLSGGQKQRVAIARAILRDAPILLLDEATSALDAESEAAVQRAVDHLSKGRTTIAIAHRLATVKQADRIVVFDEGRIVATGTHEELVAQGGLYARLARLQFTAERAA; from the coding sequence ATGACAGACACTGACGCAGCGCAACAAGACCGCGCGAAATCCAGAAATATGGGCGCGCTGCGGGGGTTATGGCCGTTCATTCGCCCCTATACCGGGTTGCTGGCAATCGCGATCCTTGCCCTTGTGGCGACCGCAGCCATCACGCTTGCGCTGCCCTTGGCCGTTCGCCGTGTTGTTGACGGGTTTGAAGCCCGCGAAATGGCGCTGCTGAACCAGTATTTTGCTGGCGCATTCGCATTGGCGGGTCTGTTGGCACTGGGCACAGGGCTGCGCTATTATTTCGTCACGCGTCTTGGTGAGCGGATCGTGGCTGATATTCGCAAAGCACTTTTCGCGCGTGTCATCGACCGCAGCCCTGCATTTTATGAACGCATCATGACCGGCGAGGTGCTGTCGCGCCTGACGACCGATACCACGCTTATTCAGTCGGTCATCGGCTCGTCTGTTTCTATCGCGTTGCGCAATGCGCTGATGTTGATGGGCGGGTTGATCCTGCTGGGGCTGACTTCGGCCAAGCTGATGGGCTTTGTGTTGCTCATGGTGCCGGTCATCATCGTGCCGATTGTGGTCATGGGGCGCAAGCTGCGCAAACTCTCGCGCGAGAATCAGGACTGGATCGCGGCCAGTTCCGGCAATGCCTCGGAAGCGTTGAGTGCTGTTCAGACCGTGCAGGCCAACACGCATGAGGCCGCATCCCGCGCGGCCTTTGACCGTGTAACCGAAACCAGTTTCGATGTGGCACGGCGGCGAATCTTCACCCGCGCGCTGCTGACTGTAATTGTCATTTCACTGGTATTCACTGGCATTCTGGGCACGCTTTGGGTCGGCGCGCGCGATGTGGCGGCGGGCGTCATGTCACCGGGCGAATTGGCGCAATTCGTCATCTATGCGGTCATCGTCGCGGGGTCGGTCGGGGCGTTGTCTGAGATCTGGTCAGAGCTGCAACGTGCCGCGGGCGCGACTGAACGGTTGATCGAGTTGCTGTCTGCCGAAGACGCCGTGCAAGACCCTGCCTCCCCAATGCCCCTGCCCAAGCCCACACGCGGCGCGGTGCAATTTGACGCGGTCAGCTTTCAATACCCCACCCGCCCCGGCCAGCAAGCGCTGGAGAATGTCAGCCTGACGGTTTCACCGGGCGAGACTGTGGCTCTTGTAGGCCCCTCTGGCGCGGGCAAGACGACCATCCTGCAATTGCTGATGCGCTATTATGATCCGAAATCCGGTCATATCCGCATTGATGGCATGGATCTGCGCGATATGGAGCGCAGCGATTTCCGGCGCGCGATTGCCTTGGTGCCGCAAGACCCGGTAATCTTTGCCACCTCGGCTATGGATAACATCCGGTTTGGTCGCCCCGGCGCGTCTGACAGCGAAGTGTTGGCCGCGGCACGCGCTGCACATGCCGATACGTTCCTCGACCGTCTGCCCGATGGGTATAACACCGAGCTGGGCGAGCGCGGCGTCATGCTGTCGGGCGGACAAAAACAGCGCGTGGCCATCGCACGCGCCATCCTGCGCGATGCGCCGATCCTGCTTCTGGACGAAGCAACCAGCGCATTGGACGCCGAATCCGAAGCCGCCGTGCAGCGCGCGGTCGACCATTTGTCCAAGGGCCGTACGACCATTGCAATCGCGCACCGTCTGGCGACCGTCAAACAGGCAGATCGCATCGTGGTGTTTGATGAGGGGCGCATTGTTGCCACGGGCACGCATGAAGAACTGGTGGCACAGGGCGGGCTGTATGCAAGGCTCGCACGCTTGCAATTCACCGCCGAACGCGCGGCCTGA
- a CDS encoding zinc ABC transporter substrate-binding protein, translating into MRYSLALACAMMATPIAAQDVKVVTDFSVTHSLVSMVMGDVGQADLLLDRGGDPHSFQLRPSQARALSEADLIFWIGEELTPWMARALSGIEAQGEVVTLINAEGLHLQDFAHGHDHGHGHDDHGHSHDEGHGHDDHGHSHDEGHGHNDHGHSHDEGHGHDDHGHGHDEGHGHDDHGHSHDEGHGHDDHGHSHDEGHGHDDHGHSHEDEGHGHDDHGHSHDEGHGHDDHGHSHDDEGHGHDDHGHSHDGIDPHAWMNTGNVEIWLDLIAEELAEHDPDNAETYRANAEAARAEIADLATEISAILEPATAAPLVMFHDAYGYMVDQFGINVAGTIALGDAATPGAQRLSELRADLQADGAVCIFPEVNHSSRYIDVVVEGTGVRVGAELDPEGVMLEPGADLYPTLMRNMAQAIADCVAG; encoded by the coding sequence ATGCGCTACTCACTCGCGCTTGCTTGCGCCATGATGGCCACACCAATCGCCGCTCAGGATGTAAAGGTCGTAACAGATTTCTCGGTCACCCACTCGCTTGTGTCGATGGTGATGGGCGATGTTGGTCAGGCCGACCTGCTGCTGGACCGCGGCGGCGACCCCCATTCATTCCAGCTTCGCCCGTCTCAGGCGCGCGCACTTTCCGAAGCTGATCTGATTTTCTGGATCGGCGAAGAGCTGACCCCCTGGATGGCCCGCGCCTTGTCCGGGATCGAGGCGCAGGGCGAAGTTGTGACCCTTATCAACGCCGAAGGTCTGCACCTGCAAGATTTCGCGCATGGTCATGATCACGGCCATGGGCATGACGATCACGGTCATAGCCATGACGAGGGCCACGGCCACGACGATCACGGCCACAGCCATGACGAAGGCCATGGACACAACGACCACGGCCACAGCCATGACGAAGGCCACGGGCACGACGATCACGGCCACGGACATGACGAAGGCCACGGGCACGACGATCACGGCCACAGCCATGACGAGGGCCATGGGCACGACGATCACGGCCACAGCCATGACGAGGGCCATGGGCACGACGATCACGGCCACAGCCATGAAGACGAGGGCCACGGGCACGACGATCACGGCCACAGCCATGACGAGGGCCATGGGCACGACGATCACGGCCACAGCCATGATGACGAAGGCCACGGGCACGACGATCACGGCCACAGCCATGATGGCATTGACCCACATGCTTGGATGAACACCGGCAATGTCGAAATCTGGCTTGATCTGATCGCAGAAGAGCTGGCCGAGCATGACCCGGACAATGCCGAAACATACCGTGCCAATGCCGAAGCCGCACGCGCCGAGATTGCTGATCTGGCGACCGAGATATCGGCAATTCTGGAACCGGCAACCGCAGCGCCGCTGGTCATGTTCCACGACGCTTACGGCTATATGGTGGACCAGTTCGGGATCAATGTGGCAGGCACTATCGCTCTTGGCGATGCCGCAACTCCGGGCGCACAGCGCCTGAGCGAATTGCGCGCTGATCTACAGGCCGATGGCGCTGTCTGCATCTTTCCAGAGGTCAACCACAGCTCGCGTTATATCGATGTTGTGGTTGAGGGGACCGGCGTGCGCGTTGGTGCAGAACTGGACCCGGAAGGCGTGATGCTGGAACCCGGTGCGGACCTTTATCCGACATTGATGCGCAACATGGCGCAGGCGATTGCGGATTGCGTCGCAGGATAA
- a CDS encoding metal ABC transporter permease, with protein MLDDFMLRATLAGLAVALATGPLGCFVVWRRMAYFGDATAHAAILGVALALGFQISIFIGTMVVALVMAMIVSVLAGRGWAMDTTLGVLAHSALAFGLVAVSFLPAVRVDLSAYLFGDILAVSRFDLAVIATGSLLVLGLILWRWAALLTATLNEDLAHASGINPGHERLVLTIALAIVVAVALKIVGALLIAALLIIPAAAARNFARSPESMALGAVVIGGVSVWGGLQLSLTHDTPSGPSIVVFAAMIFLVTTIAGSVLQKRLGR; from the coding sequence ATGCTGGATGATTTTATGCTGCGCGCAACGCTTGCAGGGCTGGCTGTGGCGCTGGCGACAGGGCCGTTGGGGTGCTTTGTGGTCTGGCGGCGCATGGCCTACTTTGGCGATGCAACAGCCCATGCCGCGATTCTGGGCGTCGCGCTGGCGCTGGGGTTTCAGATCAGCATTTTCATTGGCACCATGGTGGTGGCATTGGTCATGGCGATGATCGTTTCCGTGCTGGCGGGGCGCGGCTGGGCAATGGATACAACGCTGGGTGTGCTTGCGCATTCGGCGCTGGCCTTTGGTCTGGTTGCGGTGTCGTTTCTGCCTGCGGTGCGGGTTGATCTGTCGGCCTATCTGTTTGGCGATATTCTGGCGGTGTCGCGGTTTGACCTTGCGGTGATTGCGACGGGGTCGCTGCTGGTATTGGGGTTGATCCTGTGGCGGTGGGCAGCCCTTCTGACAGCGACATTGAATGAGGATCTGGCCCATGCGTCGGGGATCAATCCGGGACATGAGCGCTTAGTTCTGACGATTGCACTGGCCATCGTGGTGGCGGTGGCGCTGAAAATCGTGGGCGCGCTTCTGATCGCGGCCTTGCTGATTATTCCGGCGGCGGCGGCGCGCAATTTCGCTCGCTCGCCGGAAAGCATGGCGTTAGGGGCGGTTGTGATTGGCGGCGTGTCGGTCTGGGGGGGGCTGCAACTGTCCCTGACGCATGACACGCCCTCTGGCCCCTCGATCGTGGTTTTCGCGGCCATGATCTTTCTGGTGACAACGATTGCAGGGTCGGTGCTTCAGAAACGGTTGGGGCGGTAG
- a CDS encoding glutathione S-transferase family protein, with translation MKDQTMKLYSMPSSGNSYKVRLLLALLGRDEVPCSDVEYGSATLEQAHAHKRLPFGKAPVLQLDDGTLLPESNAILTYLGHGTRFVPTDPVTQAQMLAWMFWEQNQHEGVIAVRAALRSYAHRRADATPERLADLLTRGNALLQTMDDHLATRDWLVGADVSLADLCLYAYTHTADTRGGYDLAPFPAVLRWLERIRALPGYVGL, from the coding sequence ATGAAAGACCAGACCATGAAGCTTTATTCCATGCCCTCCTCTGGCAACAGCTACAAGGTGCGGCTGCTATTGGCCCTGCTGGGGCGGGACGAGGTGCCGTGCAGTGATGTCGAATATGGCTCTGCCACGTTGGAGCAGGCCCATGCGCACAAGCGCCTGCCCTTTGGCAAGGCCCCTGTGCTGCAACTGGACGATGGCACGCTCTTGCCCGAATCCAATGCCATTCTGACCTATCTGGGTCACGGCACCCGATTCGTGCCGACCGACCCGGTCACGCAAGCGCAGATGCTGGCATGGATGTTCTGGGAACAGAACCAGCATGAGGGCGTGATTGCTGTGCGCGCGGCACTGCGCAGCTACGCCCACCGCCGCGCAGATGCAACGCCAGAGCGGTTGGCGGACCTGCTGACACGCGGCAATGCCTTGTTGCAGACCATGGACGATCATCTTGCCACGCGCGACTGGCTGGTGGGCGCGGATGTCAGCCTCGCGGATCTGTGCCTTTATGCTTATACGCATACGGCAGACACGCGCGGTGGCTATGATCTGGCCCCCTTTCCCGCAGTTCTACGCTGGCTGGAGCGCATCCGCGCCTTGCCCGGCTATGTGGGGCTGTGA
- a CDS encoding DUF3429 domain-containing protein, whose protein sequence is MIPRPALILGLSGLLPFLWGVATLLSPALAQLTLDVIGPRFTGPFVMIAYGVVILCFMSGVLWGFAARGAEAAWTGYALSVGPALWAFFFVGGGPVQALTALITGFVLLLVIDLQFSRWGLTPRWWMQLRLILTVPVVLCLAAGLWLG, encoded by the coding sequence ATGATCCCACGTCCAGCGCTGATTCTCGGTCTGTCGGGTCTGTTGCCCTTTCTTTGGGGCGTGGCCACATTGCTGTCGCCCGCACTGGCGCAACTGACGCTGGATGTGATCGGCCCGCGCTTTACCGGCCCCTTCGTGATGATCGCCTATGGCGTGGTGATCCTGTGCTTCATGTCGGGCGTCTTGTGGGGCTTTGCCGCGCGCGGGGCCGAGGCAGCATGGACCGGCTACGCCTTGTCGGTCGGGCCAGCACTTTGGGCGTTCTTTTTCGTGGGCGGCGGGCCGGTACAAGCGCTGACAGCATTGATCACGGGCTTTGTCTTGCTTCTGGTGATTGATCTGCAATTCAGCCGCTGGGGCCTGACCCCGCGCTGGTGGATGCAGTTGCGCCTGATTCTGACAGTGCCGGTCGTGCTGTGTCTGGCGGCGGGTCTTTGGCTGGGGTAA